In Agromyces sp. Leaf222, the genomic window CGGATGCCGCGGGGCCCGAGCTCTTCGGCGAGTGCCTTCGTGAACGCGACGAGGGCCGCCTTCGTCATGGCGTAGTCGACGAGCGACGACGACGGGTCGAAGCCCTGGATCGAGGACGTGCTGATGATCGACGAACCGGCCTGCATGTGCGGAACGGCCGCGCGAGCGAGGAACACGGGGGCGAAGAGGTTCACGCGCATGACGCGCTCGAAGTCCTCGGTCGGGATCTGCTCGATGCCGCCGCGGTTGCGCTGGTGGGCGGCGTTCAACACGAGCAGGTCGAGGGCGCCGAAGGCCGCCTCCGTGTCGGCGACGAGGTCCTTGCAGTGCTGCTCGCTGCGGAGGTCTCCCGGCAGCAGCAGCGGATCGCGGCCGGCGTCGGCGACCCAGACCGCCGTCTCCTCGGCATCGGCCTGCTCGCTCGGCAGGTACGAGATCGCGACCTGCGCCCCCTCTCGTGCGAAGGCGATGGCCACGGCGCGGCCGATGCCGGAGTCGCCGCCCGTGATGAGGGCGCGCCTCCCGTTCAATCGGCCGGCTCCCCGGTAGCTCTGCTCTCCGTGATCGGGCTGCGGCGCCATGCGCTCGGTCATGCCCGGCGGATCCTGCTCCTGCCTGGGGAACGGATCGGTGGTGTGCTTGGTGGTCGGATCGATCAGTCTGGTGTTCAACATCGTCGGATCTCCCTAGCGAATCCGTGCCCACGCTACGGCGATCCGTCGGGGCGCGGCCCGGGGTTGACAACGCCGCGGGTCGCGGAGTTCGCGTCGGTGCCGGGGCACGCGAGGGGGCGGGAGCGCGCGGGTCGGCCTATGTAGCAGGACTCCCGGACATAGGTCAACCCCCCGCAGCGAATCCTCAGGACCCCTAACGTGGAGTCCACGGAGCGCATCCGCCCCGAGGTTCCGACGATCTCTGATCACGGAGGCCGAACGTCTGCAGCCAATACCCGGGCTGCGGGTCATGAGAAGGAGAGATCATGAACATCCTCGTCGCCATCATCGCCATCGTCGCCATCATCCTGCTGTTCACCGGCGGATTCGTGCAGTCGCTGAACTTCCTGCTGTGGGTCGGCGTCGTGCTGCTCGTCATCGCGCTCATCGTGTGGCTGCTGCGCTTCCTCGGTGGCAAGAAGACCGTCTAACGACGCGACAACTTCAACGGCGCGGGCACCCTCACGGGGGCCCGCGCCGTTGTCGTGTGCTGGCCCGCATCGCTGTGCGGTCGCGTCGTCCGAAAGGATGCCGCGATCGGGGGTTCGTCGACTTATGATTCACGGGTGGGAACCCTCTACTACGGCGACTCCGGTACGCCCATCGGCATCGAAGACCGCGCGCTCGCGCACGTGAAGGTCGCGATCACGACCAAGCTGCGCCGCGGCGAGAGCTTCACGCTCTCCTGGCAGCACCCCGACGACCAGCCCCGCGGGCGCAGCACGCTCTGGCTGCACCCGTCGATCCCGCTGCGCTTCGTCTTCGATGAGCCCGAGACGCCGGCTCTCAGCCGCGAATGGATCGAAGACCTGATGCGGTCGGCCAACAGCACGGGCGGCATCCGCCTGGTTCCCGAGCACCTCGACACGGACCCGATCGCGACGCAGCCCGATCAGCCCGTGCAGGTCGGCGTCGACGTGCAGGAGATCGAGCACCACGAGGCCGAGCCCTCGAAGGACTGACGAGCGCCCGCGTCGTGAGGGCGCCGAGCCGGCGCCCCGAGACCTCAGTCGTCGTCGATGGGGTCGTCTTCGTCGGGCTCCGGCACGTACTGCAGGCCCGACGCGCTGTTGGCCGTGAGGAGCAGCTGCTCGATCCACAGGCGGTTGAGCTTGGGCGGCCGGTTTCCGCTGAACACGAACTGCAGCGGGATCGACTCGTGCATCCAGAGCGTGGTGCGCCCGCTGCCGTTCGCGAC contains:
- a CDS encoding SDR family oxidoreductase → MLNTRLIDPTTKHTTDPFPRQEQDPPGMTERMAPQPDHGEQSYRGAGRLNGRRALITGGDSGIGRAVAIAFAREGAQVAISYLPSEQADAEETAVWVADAGRDPLLLPGDLRSEQHCKDLVADTEAAFGALDLLVLNAAHQRNRGGIEQIPTEDFERVMRVNLFAPVFLARAAVPHMQAGSSIISTSSIQGFDPSSSLVDYAMTKAALVAFTKALAEELGPRGIRVNAVAPGPIWTPLIPATGWPDHLPGFGHDTPLGRAGQPAELAGAYVYLASDDASYVSGAVLPVTGGRGL